The Anaerolineae bacterium genome includes a window with the following:
- the cas2 gene encoding CRISPR-associated endonuclease Cas2, with protein sequence MQCVVVYDIPDDRLRSKVADICLDYGLERIQYSAFAGSLAPSHMDELLAKIKKRAGNKAADVQIFPICTTCWNKRRQWKQQEKTNPTK encoded by the coding sequence ATGCAGTGCGTCGTAGTATATGACATCCCGGATGACCGATTGCGCAGCAAAGTGGCCGACATCTGCCTTGACTACGGGCTGGAGCGCATCCAATACTCCGCCTTCGCCGGCTCCCTCGCCCCCAGCCACATGGATGAACTCCTGGCCAAGATCAAAAAGCGCGCCGGCAACAAAGCCGCCGACGTCCAGATCTTCCCCATCTGCACCACCTGCTGGAACAAGAGGCGCCAATGGAAACAACAAGAGAAAACCAACCCAACCAAATAA
- the cas4 gene encoding CRISPR-associated protein Cas4, with translation METTRENQPNQISPLFRVSDLKQYFYCPRIVYYLYCLPHVRPTTFLMEAGTMAGEDERQREKRRSLRAYGLQRGTCLFNVDLYSAHLALSGKLDMAIRTDDNIHGEWEAIPVDYKFTAGRVVTHFFMQVTAYGMILEEQWHLPVRRGFIYLIPARRAKMVDITPALRRQVETALEDMRRIVLHETMPPAPSRRGKCSVCEFRRFCNDV, from the coding sequence ATGGAAACAACAAGAGAAAACCAACCCAACCAAATAAGCCCATTATTCCGCGTCAGCGACCTGAAACAATACTTCTACTGCCCGCGCATCGTCTATTACCTGTACTGCCTTCCGCACGTCCGCCCCACCACCTTCCTCATGGAAGCCGGCACCATGGCGGGAGAGGACGAACGTCAGCGGGAAAAACGTCGCTCCCTGCGGGCATACGGCCTCCAACGCGGCACATGCCTCTTCAACGTTGACCTCTATTCGGCGCATTTAGCCCTTTCCGGCAAACTTGACATGGCCATCCGCACCGACGATAATATACACGGCGAGTGGGAAGCCATTCCTGTCGACTACAAATTCACTGCCGGCCGGGTCGTAACACATTTCTTCATGCAGGTGACGGCCTATGGGATGATACTGGAAGAACAATGGCATTTGCCAGTACGCCGGGGCTTCATCTACCTCATCCCGGCGCGGCGGGCCAAGATGGTGGACATCACACCCGCCCTGCGCCGCCAGGTGGAAACCGCCCTGGAGGACATGCGCCGCATCGTCCTGCACGAGACGATGCCACCGGCGCCAAGCCGGCGCGGCAAATGCAGTGTGTGTGAATTCCGGCGCTTCTGCAACGACGTGTAA